A single window of Nocardia higoensis DNA harbors:
- a CDS encoding dioxygenase: MPVLFLSHGAPPLVDHARWPAELAAWAGGLPEPTAILMVSAHWEAAPVSVGATTTVPLVYDFWGFPQRYYEVLYPAPGAPELALAVRALLGDGVTQAPERGLDHGAYVPLTQMYPDADVPVLQLSMPTLDPTELFEIGRKLAPLRDAGVLIVGSGFWTHNLRALTDDDRHVHTFTAEFDEWGERALADRDIDALLDFERKAPAARLAHPRADHFAPLFVSLGAGENDLDTLRTVIDGYWHGMARRSIQLG, from the coding sequence ATGCCGGTCCTGTTCCTCTCCCACGGCGCACCGCCGTTGGTCGACCACGCGCGCTGGCCCGCCGAACTGGCCGCCTGGGCGGGCGGCCTGCCCGAGCCGACCGCGATCCTGATGGTCTCCGCGCACTGGGAAGCCGCGCCCGTCTCGGTCGGCGCGACCACCACCGTGCCGCTGGTCTACGACTTCTGGGGCTTCCCGCAGCGCTACTACGAGGTGCTCTACCCCGCGCCCGGCGCCCCGGAGCTGGCTCTCGCGGTGCGGGCGCTGCTCGGCGACGGCGTCACCCAGGCGCCCGAGCGCGGGCTCGACCACGGCGCCTACGTGCCGCTGACCCAGATGTATCCCGACGCCGATGTGCCGGTGCTGCAACTGTCGATGCCGACGCTCGATCCCACCGAGCTGTTCGAGATCGGGCGCAAGCTCGCGCCCCTGCGTGATGCGGGCGTCCTCATCGTGGGTAGCGGATTCTGGACCCACAATCTGCGTGCCCTGACCGACGACGACAGACACGTGCACACCTTCACCGCCGAATTCGACGAGTGGGGCGAGCGCGCGCTGGCCGACCGCGATATCGACGCCCTGCTCGACTTCGAACGAAAGGCCCCCGCCGCCCGGCTCGCGCATCCACGCGCGGATCACTTCGCGCCTCTGTTCGTCAGCCTCGGCGCGGGCGAAAATGATCTCGACACGTTACGCACGGTGATCGACGGATATTGGCATGGCATGGCACGACGCTCCATCCAGCTCGGCTGA
- a CDS encoding MarR family winged helix-turn-helix transcriptional regulator — MAETRWLDTGEMRVWEVFLAAGALVDREIERHLETEGLSHPQYETLVRLSATPQGRLRMTELADALYTSKSGLSYQIGRLEKAGLVRREAADADARGVVAVLTPAGRERLARLAPGHVATVRRALIDVLSDEQRRAIADGLGEVVARLRGPARG; from the coding sequence GTGGCCGAGACAAGGTGGCTCGATACCGGGGAGATGCGCGTCTGGGAGGTCTTTCTCGCGGCGGGGGCGCTGGTGGACCGCGAGATCGAACGACACCTCGAGACCGAGGGGTTGTCCCATCCCCAGTACGAGACGCTCGTCCGGCTGTCCGCTACACCGCAGGGCAGACTGCGGATGACCGAACTGGCCGACGCGCTCTACACCTCCAAGAGCGGGCTCAGCTACCAGATCGGCAGGCTGGAGAAGGCCGGGCTGGTCCGGCGCGAGGCGGCCGACGCCGACGCTCGCGGAGTCGTCGCCGTCCTGACGCCCGCCGGGCGGGAGCGACTCGCCCGGCTCGCACCCGGTCACGTCGCCACCGTGCGCCGTGCGCTCATCGATGTGCTGAGCGATGAGCAGCGCCGCGCCATCGCCGACGGACTCGGCGAGGTGGTCGCGCGGTTGCGCGGACCCGCGCGCGGTTGA
- a CDS encoding AI-2E family transporter, producing MREDDKPTKPGTHVGEAGRRKTPERGDVIGQGLFWLAKWSLCLVAIAAGLWVLWQLLGVLWVIVLPVALALVVATVLWPPTRWLTSHGVRPALAATLSVLGFIAIVAGIIALIVPSVVDQAPELADKAGEGVNKVRDWLRKPPLNIRDEQLDQATDTIVDRLQSSAEQIATGVFSGVTTAGSALVTLFLVLILAFFFVKDGPRFMPWLHGVTGTSAGRHFEEVLSRVWATLGGFIRTQAVVSLIDAVLIGIGLVVLGVPLALVLAVLTFFGGFIPIVGAFVAGALAVLVALVANGVTTALIVLAIIIAVQQLEGNILQPVLQSRSMQLHAVVVLLAVTAGGSIYGIVGAFLAVPVAAVAAVVVRYVGEQIDAATGTDAADDSDSDSDSDSDSDGPVTEPDTTPGAATPDVVKE from the coding sequence GTGCGCGAGGACGACAAGCCCACGAAGCCCGGCACACACGTGGGGGAAGCCGGAAGAAGGAAGACGCCCGAGCGCGGAGATGTCATCGGGCAGGGACTGTTCTGGCTCGCCAAATGGTCGCTGTGCCTGGTGGCGATCGCCGCCGGACTGTGGGTGCTGTGGCAACTGCTGGGTGTGCTGTGGGTGATCGTGCTGCCCGTGGCGCTGGCCCTGGTGGTGGCGACGGTGCTGTGGCCGCCGACGCGCTGGCTCACCTCGCACGGCGTGCGGCCCGCGCTGGCGGCGACCCTGTCGGTGCTCGGGTTCATCGCCATCGTGGCGGGCATCATCGCGCTGATCGTGCCGTCCGTGGTCGACCAAGCCCCCGAGCTCGCCGACAAGGCGGGCGAGGGCGTGAACAAGGTGCGCGACTGGTTGCGCAAGCCGCCGCTCAACATCCGCGACGAACAATTGGATCAGGCCACCGACACCATCGTCGACCGCCTGCAGTCCAGCGCCGAGCAGATCGCCACCGGAGTGTTCAGCGGTGTCACCACGGCCGGTTCGGCACTGGTCACCCTGTTCCTGGTGCTGATCCTGGCATTCTTCTTCGTCAAGGACGGGCCCCGATTCATGCCCTGGCTGCACGGCGTGACCGGCACGAGCGCGGGCAGGCACTTCGAGGAGGTGCTCAGCCGCGTCTGGGCGACCCTGGGTGGCTTCATCCGCACCCAGGCGGTGGTGAGCCTCATCGACGCGGTGCTCATCGGCATCGGCCTGGTGGTCCTCGGGGTGCCGCTGGCGCTGGTGCTCGCCGTGCTGACCTTCTTCGGCGGCTTCATCCCGATCGTCGGCGCGTTCGTGGCGGGCGCGCTCGCGGTGCTGGTCGCGCTGGTGGCCAACGGCGTCACCACGGCGCTGATCGTGCTGGCCATCATCATCGCGGTGCAGCAGCTCGAGGGCAATATCCTGCAGCCGGTGCTGCAGAGCCGCAGCATGCAGCTGCACGCGGTGGTGGTGCTGCTCGCGGTGACCGCGGGCGGATCGATCTACGGGATCGTGGGCGCGTTCCTCGCGGTGCCGGTCGCGGCGGTCGCCGCGGTGGTGGTGCGCTATGTCGGTGAGCAGATCGACGCGGCGACGGGGACGGACGCCGCCGACGACAGCGACAGCGACAGCGACAGCGACAGCGACAGCGACGGGCCGGTAACGGAACCGGACACGACTCCCGGCGCGGCAACTCCCGACGTGGTGAAGGAGTAG
- a CDS encoding plasmid stabilization protein, producing the protein MPKEWTDKQERQYEHIKDSAQDRGAGTERAKEIAARTVNKNRAQAGQTKTASRSTVQDKSPQQRGGQRSGTSGPKGPTRDQLYNDAKRRNIKGRSKMTKKELEQALGRD; encoded by the coding sequence ATGCCGAAGGAATGGACCGACAAACAGGAACGGCAATACGAGCACATCAAGGATTCCGCGCAGGATCGCGGCGCGGGCACCGAGCGCGCGAAGGAGATCGCGGCCCGCACGGTCAACAAGAATCGCGCGCAGGCCGGGCAGACCAAGACCGCCAGCCGTTCGACGGTGCAGGACAAGTCGCCACAGCAGCGCGGCGGGCAGCGCTCGGGCACCAGCGGGCCGAAGGGCCCGACCCGTGACCAGCTCTACAACGACGCCAAGCGCCGCAACATCAAGGGCCGTTCGAAGATGACCAAGAAGGAGCTCGAGCAGGCGCTCGGCCGCGACTGA
- a CDS encoding thiolase family protein: MRSAVIVDIVRTPSGKGKAGGGLADVHPATLLAGVLAELVARNDLDPAVVDDVIGGCVTQSGEQALNITRTAVLAAGFPETVPATTVDRQCGSSQQAAHFAAQGVIAGAYDVAIACGVEMMSRVPMFSNAQGKDTNGGPLAHRFPDGLIQQGIAAEIIAARWKFDRAALDEFAARSHRLAAETAAAGGFDKELVAAGTLTADETIRPSTTVEGLAGLRPAFADDAFQARFPEIDWSITPGNSSPLSDGASAALIMSEEAAAKLGLTPRARFHSFSVVGDDPLLMLTAVVPATRKALERVNLGIDDIDAYEVNEAFASVPLVWQQELAADPAKLNPRGGAIALGHPLGASGTRIMATLVNHLEQTGGRYGLQTMCEAGGLANATIIERL; this comes from the coding sequence GTCCGGGAAGGGCAAGGCCGGTGGCGGCCTCGCCGATGTGCATCCCGCGACGCTGCTCGCAGGCGTGCTCGCCGAGCTCGTCGCGCGCAACGACCTCGATCCCGCCGTCGTCGACGACGTCATCGGCGGTTGCGTCACCCAGAGCGGTGAGCAGGCGCTCAACATCACCCGCACCGCCGTGCTCGCGGCGGGCTTCCCGGAGACCGTGCCCGCCACCACGGTGGACCGCCAGTGCGGCTCCAGCCAGCAGGCCGCGCACTTCGCCGCCCAGGGTGTCATCGCGGGCGCCTACGACGTGGCGATCGCCTGCGGCGTGGAGATGATGAGCCGGGTGCCCATGTTCTCCAATGCCCAGGGCAAGGACACCAACGGCGGCCCGCTCGCGCACCGCTTCCCCGACGGCCTGATCCAGCAGGGCATCGCCGCCGAGATCATCGCCGCGCGCTGGAAGTTCGACCGTGCCGCGCTCGACGAATTCGCCGCGCGCTCGCATCGCCTGGCAGCCGAGACCGCGGCCGCCGGAGGCTTCGACAAGGAACTGGTCGCCGCGGGCACACTGACCGCCGACGAGACCATCCGACCCAGCACCACCGTCGAGGGGCTGGCCGGATTGCGTCCCGCTTTCGCCGACGACGCCTTCCAGGCGCGCTTCCCCGAGATCGACTGGTCGATCACCCCCGGCAACTCCTCGCCGCTGTCCGACGGCGCCTCGGCCGCGCTCATCATGAGCGAGGAGGCCGCCGCGAAACTGGGCTTGACCCCGCGCGCCCGGTTCCACTCCTTCTCGGTGGTCGGCGACGACCCGCTGCTCATGCTCACCGCCGTGGTGCCCGCCACCCGCAAGGCGCTCGAGCGGGTGAACCTCGGCATCGACGACATCGACGCCTACGAGGTCAACGAAGCCTTCGCCTCGGTCCCCCTGGTGTGGCAGCAGGAGCTGGCCGCCGATCCGGCCAAGCTGAACCCGCGCGGCGGCGCGATCGCCCTGGGCCATCCGCTCGGCGCGTCCGGCACCCGCATCATGGCGACCCTGGTCAACCACCTCGAGCAGACCGGCGGCCGCTACGGCCTGCAGACCATGTGCGAAGCGGGCGGCTTGGCCAACGCCACGATCATCGAGCGGCTCTGA
- a CDS encoding SDR family NAD(P)-dependent oxidoreductase, which translates to MTQTQTRSALVTGGSRGIGAEVANRLAAEGYHLTIAARTAETLEQTAERLRAEHGVEVQPVVARMNDLDEVRALAAAHGDRFGGLNALVLSAGTGTAGAVADMPAKTYERMLDVNFRAPITLVQAALPLLRKSAAEDVARGAKIIALASITGVVGEAGLAAYGATKAALVSLCETVSLEESAGGVSATAISPGYVDTDMTAWKRDELTPSTMLTTGDVAEMVLAITRLSRNAVVPNIVLSRAGDQLWRA; encoded by the coding sequence ATGACACAGACACAGACACGCTCGGCGCTGGTCACCGGTGGCTCGCGCGGCATCGGCGCCGAGGTCGCGAACCGGCTGGCCGCCGAGGGCTACCACCTGACGATCGCCGCACGCACCGCCGAGACGCTCGAACAGACCGCCGAGCGCCTGCGCGCCGAACACGGCGTCGAGGTGCAGCCGGTGGTGGCGCGGATGAACGACCTGGACGAAGTGCGGGCGCTGGCCGCCGCGCACGGCGACCGGTTCGGCGGGTTGAACGCGCTGGTGCTCAGCGCGGGCACCGGCACGGCGGGCGCGGTGGCGGACATGCCGGCCAAGACCTACGAGCGCATGCTCGACGTCAATTTCCGGGCGCCGATCACCCTCGTCCAGGCCGCCCTCCCGCTGCTGCGCAAGAGCGCGGCCGAGGACGTCGCCCGCGGCGCGAAGATCATCGCGCTGGCCTCGATCACCGGCGTGGTGGGCGAGGCGGGGCTGGCCGCCTACGGGGCCACCAAGGCGGCGCTGGTCTCGCTGTGCGAGACGGTGTCGCTGGAGGAATCCGCGGGCGGCGTGAGCGCCACCGCGATCTCCCCCGGCTATGTGGACACCGACATGACCGCGTGGAAGCGCGACGAGCTGACTCCCTCGACCATGCTGACCACCGGCGACGTCGCGGAGATGGTGCTGGCGATCACCCGGCTCTCACGCAATGCCGTGGTGCCCAACATCGTGCTCTCGCGCGCGGGCGACCAGCTCTGGCGGGCCTGA
- a CDS encoding DoxX family protein yields MTTTSTTPVVVVRQAGIDVGLLVLRLGIGLTMAAHGAQKLFGWFDGPGLEGTEGMVSGQGYPAPDFFAIVLGVTETFGGLALVIGLLTPLAGAAIMGTMINAVAVKWGSGYIGGIEYETVLALGGAALAFTGAGRIAVDGAIPALRHPRLTTGLGFVILGLVVAGVVLLLRN; encoded by the coding sequence ATGACGACGACCTCCACCACCCCCGTAGTAGTAGTCCGGCAGGCAGGCATCGATGTGGGCCTGCTCGTCCTGCGCCTGGGCATCGGACTCACGATGGCCGCGCACGGCGCCCAGAAACTCTTCGGCTGGTTCGACGGCCCCGGGCTCGAGGGCACCGAAGGAATGGTGAGCGGGCAGGGTTATCCCGCGCCCGACTTCTTCGCGATCGTCCTCGGCGTCACCGAGACCTTCGGCGGCCTGGCGCTGGTGATCGGTCTGCTCACTCCGCTGGCCGGCGCGGCGATCATGGGCACGATGATCAACGCCGTCGCCGTCAAATGGGGTAGCGGCTACATCGGCGGCATCGAGTACGAGACGGTTCTGGCCCTCGGCGGCGCCGCGCTGGCCTTCACCGGCGCCGGACGCATCGCCGTGGACGGCGCGATCCCCGCGCTGCGCCATCCTCGCCTGACCACCGGCCTCGGCTTCGTGATCCTCGGCCTCGTGGTCGCCGGCGTCGTCCTGCTGCTGCGCAACTGA
- a CDS encoding NAD-dependent protein deacetylase yields MAQHSRPAGQLAPPLGTGSARTDAGHDTATGRLADLLAGRRIAVLTGAGISTDSGIPDYRGPDSPPRNPMTYQQFVGDRVFRRRYWARNHIGWRSMDAARPNPGHRALATLERVGVVTGIITQNVDLLHTKAGSRRVIDLHGTYARVRCLGCETLMSRMTLADLLEAANPGFATAAHSSGIEVAPDADAVVADTDAFHMVDCPHCGGMLKPDIVYFGENVPRDRVADAFALVDDSDALLVAGSSLTVMSGRRFVRHAARRGHPVVIVNRGPTRGDDIAALRLNTGCSPVLDALAAHFANSSA; encoded by the coding sequence ATGGCGCAGCACTCTCGTCCCGCGGGGCAGCTCGCTCCGCCTCTCGGCACCGGCTCCGCCCGCACCGACGCAGGCCACGACACCGCCACGGGTCGGCTCGCCGATCTGCTCGCCGGGCGCCGAATCGCGGTCCTGACCGGCGCGGGCATTTCCACCGACAGCGGCATCCCCGACTATCGCGGCCCGGACTCCCCGCCGCGCAATCCCATGACCTACCAGCAGTTCGTCGGTGATCGGGTGTTCCGGCGGCGCTACTGGGCCCGCAACCACATCGGCTGGCGGAGCATGGACGCCGCCCGCCCCAACCCCGGCCATCGCGCCCTGGCGACACTCGAGCGAGTCGGCGTGGTGACCGGCATCATCACCCAGAACGTGGACCTGTTGCACACCAAGGCGGGCAGCAGGCGCGTCATCGACCTGCACGGCACCTACGCCCGGGTGCGCTGCCTGGGCTGCGAGACGCTCATGTCCCGCATGACCTTGGCCGACCTGCTCGAAGCGGCCAACCCGGGCTTCGCCACCGCCGCACACAGCAGCGGAATCGAGGTCGCCCCCGACGCGGACGCGGTCGTCGCCGACACCGACGCCTTCCACATGGTCGACTGCCCACATTGCGGCGGCATGCTCAAACCCGACATCGTCTACTTCGGCGAGAACGTGCCCAGGGACCGCGTCGCCGACGCCTTCGCCCTCGTCGACGACTCCGATGCCCTCCTCGTCGCGGGCTCCTCGCTCACCGTCATGTCCGGCCGCCGCTTCGTGCGCCACGCCGCCCGCCGCGGCCACCCGGTGGTGATCGTCAACCGAGGCCCGACCCGTGGCGACGACATCGCCGCCCTGCGCCTGAACACCGGCTGCTCACCTGTGCTCGATGCTCTCGCCGCGCACTTCGCTAACAGCTCCGCCTGA